The sequence ACTTGTTCAACTGCTGCTGTATCTGCTTTAGTAGTATCTCTTAAGTTAAATCTTAATCTGGTCGCACAGTGGGTCATGCCAGAGATATTTTCTTTTCCACCAATATGCTCTAAAATCTCTTTTGCCCCAATTTTATAATCCATCGCCATGGTTCTTCACCCCTAATTTTTTTAATAATAATATTATTTATTTGTTAAAAACTTCATCATCAATTCGCTTGCTGCGATTGCATCATTACGATCGATGATATCTTGGATATACTCTAAGCCGACATTATCAATTAAACCGTTCAATAATTTAATCATTTTTATGTTTTGTTCACATTCTTTTACTGCATGTTCAATAACAGGGAACGTATCAAAGTAAAATGGCGCATCATAGTTATGCTTCTTAACATAGTAAAGGAATTCCAATGTCTTGAACGGTGTTGCTGTAGCAATCATTAAACCATCATCGTTAAGGCCGTAACCGTCATTGATATGAACACCAAACAATTTATTACGGCTCCCAAAAATCTCTGCACCAAAAGCTGGATTTTCATGTTTCATCAACATATGGCAATAATCAAGTGTGACCCCTACATTATCGCAGTCGATATCGTTTAACATCATGCCAGCGATGCCCATGCTGTCGATAAAGGCATATGCTCTAGGTTGGAATGGTTTGTATTCAATGCTGATTTTCATATCTGGTGCGTAGTTAGCAATCTCTTTAAATGCGGCAACTAGTTGTGCCCATACTTTTTGATAATTGATTTGGAAACTATAATCGAAACCATCAAAACCTAACCAAATGGTGACAACTTCGCCTCCTACTTCCCTACAGTAATCTACCGCTTCTTTACACAGTGTTAATGCTTGTTGAGCAATCGCCTCATCTGCATTTCCTAGTTCGCCATTAATAAATTCTTTTCTGAAACGTAATGCCACTCCGTTAGCCTTTAAGTTATTTTCATTTAACAACGTTTTCATTTCTGTACTAGAAAATCCTTTTGCATGTTCTGGATAGTTTAAATCCACATGAGTAAGACCTAAGTCTTTAAACTTTGAGAAAACTTGCGTCAAGTCATTTTCGTATACCGGTAAGAATGAGTTTATTCGTGTAGCTAATTTCATTGTCTAATTCCTCCAATTCATTGATGAGCTCAGTGTAGCATCAATAAATTCCAAAATCAATCATTTCTTATCAAATATATTCATTTATTTTCATTTAATTCCAAAAGTACTCATGAAATCAATTAGTAAACGGCAAATAATTGATTTTCCGTGTTACCGTTTTCTAAAAATCGTACAGTCAATTGTGACTGACCCGAGGATGGCAGTCACAACATTATTTAGATAACTGTAGAACTAATGAGCTACGTGAACAAAAAACGTCTCGTTTAATCTCCTATATAACGGCATTCAATATC is a genomic window of Carnobacterium sp. CP1 containing:
- a CDS encoding sugar phosphate isomerase/epimerase family protein, translated to MKLATRINSFLPVYENDLTQVFSKFKDLGLTHVDLNYPEHAKGFSSTEMKTLLNENNLKANGVALRFRKEFINGELGNADEAIAQQALTLCKEAVDYCREVGGEVVTIWLGFDGFDYSFQINYQKVWAQLVAAFKEIANYAPDMKISIEYKPFQPRAYAFIDSMGIAGMMLNDIDCDNVGVTLDYCHMLMKHENPAFGAEIFGSRNKLFGVHINDGYGLNDDGLMIATATPFKTLEFLYYVKKHNYDAPFYFDTFPVIEHAVKECEQNIKMIKLLNGLIDNVGLEYIQDIIDRNDAIAASELMMKFLTNK